In Phocoena phocoena chromosome 11, mPhoPho1.1, whole genome shotgun sequence, one DNA window encodes the following:
- the MRPL51 gene encoding large ribosomal subunit protein mL51, which translates to MAGSLSWVAGSLSWVAGRSLWGQVPLACRSFSLGVPRLFHVRVTLPPRKVVDRWNEKRAMFGVYDNIGILGNFEKHPKELIKGPTWLRGWKGNELQRCIRKKRMVGNRMFIDDLHSLNKRISYLYKCFNRRGKYR; encoded by the exons ATGGCAGGCAGCCTCTCTTGGGTGGCAGGCAGCCTCTCTTGGGTGGCGGGCAGGAGCCTATGGGGCCAGGTGCCGCTGGCCTGCAGAAGCTTCTCTCTGG GTGTTCCCAGATTGTTCCATGTGAGGGTCACCCTCCCGCCCCGCAAAGTGGTTGATCGTTGGAACGAGAAGAGAGCCATGTTCGGGGTATATGACAACATCGGGATCCTGG GAAACTTTGAAAAGCACCCCAAAGAACTGATCAAGGGCCCCACATGGCTTCGAGGCTGGAAGGGGAATGAATTGCAGCGTTGTATCCGAAAGAAGAGAATGGTTGGAAATCGGATGTTCATTGATGACCTGCACAGCCTGAACAAACGCATCAGCTATCTCTACAAATGCTTTAACCGACGTGGAAAGTACCGGTAG
- the VAMP1 gene encoding vesicle-associated membrane protein 1 produces MAHCSSCGDAGNRRRAPSAGRATPGEGRQHPIPAPAAAGTPWAGQERGGPTFIAPSPLTCGAPQSSLGRRSAAAQPPTEGAEGAAPGGGPPGPPPNLTSNRRLQQTQAQVEEVVDIMRVNVDKVLERDQKLSELDDRADALQAGASQFESSAAKLKRKYWWKNCKMMIMLGAICAIIVVVIVSKYR; encoded by the exons ATGGCGCATTGCAGCAGCTGCGGCGACGCGGGGAACCGCCGCCGCGCGCCGTCCGCAGGCCGAGCCACCCccggggaggggaggcagcaCCCCATTCCTGCACCAGCCGCAGCCGGCACCCCATGGGCGGGGCAGGAGCGCGGGGGTCCCACATTCATTGCCCCCTCTCCTCTCACCTGCGGGGCTCCTCAGTCGAGTCTCGGGCGAAG GTCTGCGGCAGCTCAGCCACCCACCGAAGGGGCAGAAGGGGCTGCCCCAGGTGGGGGTCCCCCTGGCCCTCCTCCTAATTTGACCAGTAACAGACGACTACAGCAGACCCAGGCACAAGTGGAGGAG GTGGTGGACATCATGCGTGTAAATGTGGACAAGGTCCTGGAGAGGGACCAGAAGCTGTCAGAGCTGGATGACAGAGCCGACGCTTTGCAGGCGGGCGCATCGCAATTTGAGAGCAGCGCTGCCAAGCTGAAGAGGAAGTATTGGTGGAAAAACTGCAAG ATGATGATCATGCTGGGAGCCATCTGTGCCATCATCGTGGTAGTTATTGTAAGTAAGTATCGCTGA